A part of Streptomyces sp. NBC_01497 genomic DNA contains:
- the purN gene encoding phosphoribosylglycinamide formyltransferase yields MAVPPPLPPSSGRPARLVVLVSGSGTNLQALIDRIAAEGAAYGAEIVAVGADRTGIAGLERAERAGLPTFVCRVRDHGTREEWDRALAEATARYAPDLVVSAGFMKIVGKEFLAGYGGRFVNTHPALLPSFPGAHGVRDALAYGAKVTGCTVHFVDDGVDTGPIIAQGVVEIRDEDHADHEAGGNALHERIKEVERALLVDVVGRLARHGYRIEGRKVTIT; encoded by the coding sequence GTGGCTGTCCCACCCCCGTTGCCCCCGTCGTCCGGCCGCCCGGCCCGTCTCGTCGTCCTGGTCTCGGGATCGGGGACCAACCTGCAGGCGCTGATCGACCGGATCGCCGCGGAAGGTGCCGCGTACGGCGCGGAGATCGTCGCCGTCGGCGCGGACCGCACCGGCATCGCGGGCCTGGAGCGCGCGGAGCGGGCCGGCCTGCCGACCTTCGTGTGCCGGGTGCGCGACCACGGGACCCGCGAGGAGTGGGACAGGGCCCTGGCCGAGGCGACGGCCCGCTACGCGCCCGACCTGGTGGTCTCCGCGGGGTTCATGAAGATCGTGGGCAAGGAGTTCCTGGCCGGGTACGGCGGGCGTTTCGTCAACACCCACCCCGCCCTGCTGCCCAGCTTCCCCGGCGCCCACGGCGTCCGTGACGCGCTGGCGTACGGGGCGAAGGTCACGGGCTGCACCGTCCACTTCGTCGACGACGGCGTCGACACCGGCCCGATCATCGCCCAGGGCGTGGTCGAGATCCGGGACGAGGATCACGCAGACCACGAGGCCGGCGGAAACGCGCTCCATGAGCGCATCAAGGAAGTCGAGCGAGCGCTGCTCGTCGATGTCGTGGGGCGTCTGGCCCGGCACGGCTACCGCATAGAGGGACGAAAGGTAACGATCACGTGA
- a CDS encoding DUF3017 domain-containing protein has translation MDPGPGADPGPEAAPALGAVRKPGDPDTVVTTPGELDAVAPESAGPEVVTVKPGDPDAAVAARPAGGAADPAASAASAASDSKDSQPSVDSPDADDSRSGADREGRPEAAPEAAPTNGDGDGDGDRDGAAARLNGATALGGAESPVTQDFPPPEGAGRAASGDAPAPARQWPLISVLALAALGLLTVGVHPFEAAFRVGTIMVGVALVGGSVLRRSVPSVGMLAVRSRFTDMVTYGVLGVAIVLFALMIQPRPWVDIPFLQSVVHSSVP, from the coding sequence GTGGATCCCGGACCGGGTGCGGACCCCGGCCCGGAGGCCGCTCCCGCCCTGGGCGCGGTCAGGAAGCCCGGCGATCCGGACACGGTGGTGACGACGCCCGGCGAGCTGGACGCGGTGGCACCTGAGTCCGCAGGTCCCGAGGTGGTGACCGTGAAGCCCGGCGATCCCGACGCGGCGGTCGCAGCGCGTCCCGCTGGGGGTGCCGCGGACCCGGCGGCTTCCGCGGCTTCCGCGGCCTCGGATTCCAAGGACTCCCAGCCCTCCGTGGACTCCCCGGACGCAGACGACTCGCGGTCCGGTGCGGATCGGGAGGGCCGGCCCGAGGCCGCGCCGGAGGCGGCACCGACCAACGGTGACGGTGACGGCGACGGTGACCGCGACGGCGCGGCGGCACGGCTGAACGGCGCCACCGCGCTCGGCGGCGCGGAATCGCCCGTCACGCAGGACTTCCCGCCCCCGGAGGGCGCCGGCCGGGCGGCTTCGGGGGACGCGCCCGCCCCTGCCCGGCAGTGGCCGCTGATCAGCGTGCTCGCGCTGGCCGCGCTGGGGCTGCTGACCGTCGGGGTGCACCCCTTCGAGGCCGCGTTCCGCGTCGGCACGATCATGGTCGGGGTCGCCCTGGTCGGCGGCTCCGTGCTGCGCAGGTCCGTGCCGTCGGTCGGCATGCTGGCCGTACGGTCGCGGTTCACGGACATGGTCACGTACGGGGTGCTGGGCGTCGCGATCGTCCTGTTCGCGCTGATGATCCAGCCGCGCCCGTGGGTGGACATCCCGTTCCTGCAGAGCGTCGTTCACTCGTCGGTGCCGTAA
- a CDS encoding helix-turn-helix domain-containing protein: MARRGTDPEDELADRMRELIDRSGLGLEAVAARTGASREDWEAYVRGLRRPLRDVTAALAEAVGAHRAPLLELWDRAESRARSEGTAPDSYPTIFLPGGALDAPDEPGGTPEQPSGTLEGPLATGGSDASGTAPGLRGGTGGLFASEDTGDSVPDFSSPYGPGHLPGPSPHFDDHSDHSDHSDHSGGSGGSGTSGLSRSFGDFGDFGDSGDSGSTGRPRPDDHFEPSGDHFEPSRSPGPERRTGHARTLTLVSTAVGVALVVLAVVLLTGLGGGDPAGNGSRTEAGPSAGGPTRAAGHPGAGSGSRSVPGAPAPTASGRAPDSVVGPSGAGTGSVGGSSPAPGVSTSVSLFPALGCAPGGCAGRDPEAMGCASGHAATVATGMVGDAFVEVRYSAACGAAWARVTGSASGGTLRITPGGDPVAAGAQASTGTYTPMVAAPEPHGLRACLTLSSGAQGCATAR, encoded by the coding sequence ATGGCGCGCCGTGGTACGGATCCCGAGGATGAACTCGCGGACCGCATGCGCGAACTGATCGACCGCAGCGGGCTCGGTCTCGAAGCCGTCGCGGCGAGGACCGGCGCGAGCCGGGAGGACTGGGAAGCGTACGTACGCGGCCTGCGCCGCCCGCTGCGCGATGTCACGGCGGCCCTGGCGGAGGCGGTCGGCGCGCACAGGGCTCCGCTGCTCGAACTGTGGGACCGGGCCGAGTCACGGGCACGGTCCGAGGGCACGGCCCCGGACTCCTACCCGACGATCTTCCTGCCGGGCGGTGCGCTCGACGCCCCCGACGAGCCGGGCGGCACTCCTGAGCAGCCCTCCGGCACTCTTGAGGGGCCGCTCGCCACCGGCGGCTCCGACGCGTCGGGCACCGCCCCCGGGTTACGGGGCGGGACCGGCGGCCTCTTCGCTTCCGAGGACACTGGCGACTCGGTACCGGACTTCTCATCCCCCTACGGCCCCGGACATCTCCCGGGCCCTTCACCTCACTTCGACGATCACTCCGATCACTCCGATCACTCCGATCACTCGGGTGGCTCGGGTGGGTCCGGTACGTCCGGTCTTTCCCGTTCCTTCGGTGACTTCGGTGACTTCGGTGACTCCGGCGATTCTGGTTCCACCGGTCGTCCCCGTCCCGACGATCACTTCGAGCCGTCGGGCGATCACTTCGAGCCGTCCCGCAGCCCCGGCCCCGAGCGGCGGACCGGGCACGCCAGGACCCTCACGCTCGTGTCCACGGCTGTCGGCGTCGCGCTCGTCGTCCTCGCCGTCGTGCTGCTGACGGGCCTCGGCGGCGGCGACCCGGCCGGAAACGGGTCCCGTACGGAAGCCGGGCCCTCGGCCGGGGGGCCTACCCGCGCGGCCGGCCACCCCGGCGCCGGGTCCGGTTCCCGGTCGGTGCCGGGCGCTCCCGCTCCCACGGCCTCCGGCCGGGCGCCGGACTCCGTCGTCGGTCCGTCCGGTGCCGGCACCGGCAGCGTCGGCGGTTCGTCCCCGGCGCCCGGTGTCTCGACCTCCGTCTCCCTCTTCCCGGCCCTCGGGTGCGCTCCCGGCGGGTGCGCCGGGCGCGACCCGGAAGCCATGGGCTGTGCGTCCGGACACGCGGCGACGGTCGCCACCGGCATGGTCGGGGACGCTTTCGTGGAGGTCAGGTACAGCGCAGCCTGCGGCGCCGCCTGGGCCCGGGTCACCGGTTCGGCGTCCGGGGGCACCCTGCGCATCACCCCCGGGGGCGATCCGGTCGCCGCCGGTGCGCAGGCAAGCACCGGGACGTACACACCGATGGTCGCCGCGCCGGAGCCGCACGGCCTGCGTGCCTGTCTCACCCTCAGTAGCGGGGCACAGGGCTGCGCCACCGCGAGGTAG
- the sucD gene encoding succinate--CoA ligase subunit alpha, which produces MAIFLNKESKVIVQGMTGSTGMKHTKLMLADGTNIVGGVNPRKAGTSVDFDGASVPVFGSVADAMEKTGADVSVVFVPPAFAKAAVVEAIDAEIGLVVVITEGIAVHDSAAFWAYASSKGNKTRIIGPNCPGLITPGQSNAGIIPGDITKPGRIGLVSKSGTLTYQMMYELRDIGFSSAVGIGGDPVIGTTHIDALKAFEADPETDLIVMIGEIGGDAEERAADFIKAHVTKPVVGYVAGFTAPEGKTMGHAGAIVSGSSGTAAAKKEALEAAGVKVGKTPTETAELARAVLAG; this is translated from the coding sequence ATGGCTATCTTCCTGAACAAGGAAAGCAAGGTCATCGTCCAAGGCATGACCGGCTCCACCGGCATGAAGCACACCAAGCTCATGCTCGCCGACGGCACCAACATCGTCGGAGGCGTGAACCCGCGCAAGGCGGGCACGTCCGTGGACTTCGACGGCGCCTCCGTGCCCGTCTTCGGCTCGGTCGCCGACGCGATGGAGAAGACCGGCGCCGACGTGAGCGTCGTCTTCGTGCCGCCGGCCTTCGCGAAGGCCGCCGTCGTCGAGGCGATCGACGCGGAGATCGGTCTCGTCGTCGTCATCACCGAGGGCATCGCCGTGCACGACTCGGCCGCCTTCTGGGCGTACGCGTCGAGCAAGGGCAACAAGACCCGCATCATCGGCCCCAACTGCCCCGGTCTCATCACGCCGGGCCAGTCCAACGCGGGCATCATCCCCGGCGACATCACCAAGCCGGGCCGGATCGGTCTCGTGTCGAAGTCCGGCACGCTGACCTACCAGATGATGTACGAGCTCCGTGACATCGGCTTCTCGTCCGCCGTCGGCATCGGTGGCGACCCGGTCATCGGCACCACGCACATCGACGCCCTCAAGGCGTTCGAGGCGGACCCCGAGACGGACCTCATCGTAATGATCGGCGAGATCGGCGGCGACGCCGAGGAGCGCGCGGCCGACTTCATCAAGGCGCACGTGACCAAGCCGGTCGTCGGTTACGTCGCGGGCTTCACCGCGCCCGAGGGCAAGACGATGGGCCACGCAGGCGCCATCGTCTCCGGTTCCTCCGGCACGGCCGCCGCGAAGAAGGAGGCCCTGGAGGCCGCCGGCGTCAAGGTCGGCAAGACCCCGACCGAGACCGCGGAGCTCGCCCGCGCGGTCCTCGCCGGCTGA
- the purH gene encoding bifunctional phosphoribosylaminoimidazolecarboxamide formyltransferase/IMP cyclohydrolase gives MTAEGTKRPIRRALVSVYDKTGLEELAKGLHEAGVTLVSTGSTAARIAAAGVPVTKVEDLTGFPECLDGRVKTLHPRVHAGILADQRLDAHRQQLADLDIEPFELVVSNLYPFRETVDSGATPDECVEQIDIGGPSMVRAAAKNHPSVAIVTSPARYADVLAAVRDGGFDLTARKRLAAEAFQHTAAYDVAVASWFADGYAAADDSGFPEFLGATYERSNVLRYGENPHQPAALFRTPGAAGLAGAEQLHGKEMSYNNYTDTDAARRAAYDHTEPCVAIIKHANPCGIAIADDVAEAHRKAHACDPLSAFGGVIAVNRPVTAAMAEQVAEIFTEVIVAPDYEDGAVEVLARKKNIRVLRCPEGPAATHEVKPIDGGALLQVTDRLQAEGDDPANWTLATGEALSAAELRELEFAWKACRAVKSNAILLAKDGASVGVGMGQVNRVDSAKLAVERAGEERAQGAFAASDAFFPFPDGLEVLLEAGVRAVVQPGGSVRDELAVESAKKAGATMYFTGTRHFFH, from the coding sequence GTGACCGCCGAAGGTACGAAGCGGCCGATCCGCCGCGCTCTGGTCAGCGTCTACGACAAGACGGGCCTGGAGGAGCTGGCCAAGGGGCTGCACGAGGCCGGCGTCACCTTGGTCTCCACCGGCTCGACCGCGGCGAGGATCGCCGCCGCCGGGGTGCCCGTCACCAAGGTCGAGGACCTGACCGGGTTCCCCGAGTGCCTCGACGGCCGGGTCAAGACCCTGCACCCGCGCGTCCACGCCGGCATCCTCGCCGACCAGCGACTCGACGCCCACCGGCAGCAGCTCGCGGACCTCGACATCGAGCCGTTCGAGCTGGTCGTCTCGAACCTCTACCCGTTCCGGGAGACCGTGGACTCCGGCGCGACGCCCGACGAGTGCGTCGAGCAGATCGACATCGGCGGCCCGTCGATGGTGCGCGCCGCCGCCAAGAACCACCCGTCCGTGGCGATCGTCACGAGCCCGGCGCGGTACGCGGACGTCCTCGCGGCCGTCCGCGACGGCGGCTTCGACCTCACCGCGCGCAAGCGGCTCGCCGCTGAGGCGTTCCAGCACACCGCCGCGTACGACGTCGCCGTCGCGTCCTGGTTCGCGGACGGCTACGCGGCGGCCGACGACAGCGGCTTCCCGGAGTTCCTCGGGGCGACGTACGAGCGGTCGAACGTCCTGCGGTACGGCGAGAACCCGCACCAGCCCGCGGCGCTCTTCCGCACCCCGGGCGCGGCCGGCCTCGCGGGCGCCGAGCAGCTGCACGGCAAGGAGATGTCGTACAACAACTACACGGACACGGACGCCGCGCGCCGTGCGGCGTACGACCACACCGAGCCGTGCGTCGCGATCATCAAGCACGCGAATCCCTGCGGCATCGCGATCGCCGACGACGTCGCCGAGGCGCACCGTAAGGCGCACGCCTGCGACCCGCTCTCGGCGTTCGGCGGCGTCATCGCCGTCAACCGTCCGGTGACGGCCGCGATGGCCGAGCAGGTCGCGGAGATCTTCACCGAGGTCATCGTCGCCCCGGACTACGAGGACGGCGCGGTCGAGGTGCTGGCCCGCAAGAAGAACATCCGGGTGCTGCGCTGTCCCGAGGGGCCCGCCGCCACCCACGAGGTCAAGCCGATCGACGGCGGCGCTCTGCTGCAGGTCACCGACAGGCTCCAGGCCGAGGGCGACGACCCGGCCAACTGGACGCTGGCGACCGGTGAGGCGCTGTCGGCGGCGGAGCTGCGCGAGCTGGAGTTCGCGTGGAAGGCGTGCCGCGCGGTGAAGTCCAACGCGATCCTGCTCGCCAAGGACGGCGCGTCCGTGGGCGTCGGCATGGGGCAGGTCAACCGGGTCGACTCGGCGAAGCTCGCGGTCGAGCGCGCGGGCGAGGAGCGCGCCCAGGGCGCGTTCGCCGCGTCGGACGCCTTCTTCCCGTTCCCCGACGGCCTGGAGGTACTGCTGGAGGCGGGGGTGCGCGCGGTGGTCCAGCCCGGTGGTTCCGTACGCGACGAGCTGGCGGTCGAGTCCGCGAAGAAGGCCGGCGCGACGATGTACTTCACGGGCACGCGCCACTTCTTCCACTGA
- a CDS encoding cell division protein PerM, translating to MTQVTERGELLSSASALERGRAAALTASFLRGSIAACLGLGTLAVLVMALWISSPYPDSGAGGALHVAVALWLLAHGIDLVRPGTLSGAPAPVGIVPLLLVALPGYLAYRAARDALEPQEGRPQLTALGAVATVSGGYLLVGAGAVAYAHTGAFTAAPLRAAAVLPAFVIAVTGAGAWSAVGRPAVPLPRWLPHGARAWCARTLWSVSARRLTGLAVRAGAASAAVLLGCGAVLVALSLVRHGHTAQESFLRLSMVWSGRFAVLLLGLVLVPNAAVWAAAYGLGPGFALNTATTVTPFAALGDPGLPSFPLLAAVPQGVGGWQHWSAAFVPVAAGLTVGAFTLHKAAPAFVDREEAWSAGDTVLAAGLGGVVAGALTALLAALAGGPLGTASLARFGPLWWTTGVAALLWTVAVAVPYVLVVRAWRVRRRAVHHAVEVTQEPALAPPGGTATAEDATAPGRWSGLLLRVTRRTRAADPAVGGSEKVNAAPMSAPAETGATGTDDGTAHAAEAAGSAGGAPVAADGTRAQPGGLGHAVAPARRWTRPWTWLRRRTPADAATPGAGTAEGYDFLSAESWHERGAREARWAGLKQVSGGLMADFSSEGRPWSRPEPSAAPEPAAETPQGTPPGTPPEPAASTSAEPASAPRRQEAPPPPPMPQPPSAPVPPAPSPYPAPYLSTHQGETERMPSEATPVEDTVSREAPLKVTPVADAPARVEPPAGAPSRAERPADGPSTEARPGDGPAKAAPHGDRPSEEAAPAGRTAEDGPPAPERAPDAPAVGPSEEDDAPVDAPVRSGDGPGPSACEDD from the coding sequence GTGACCCAAGTGACCGAACGCGGAGAGTTGTTGTCGTCCGCGTCTGCCCTGGAGCGCGGCAGGGCCGCCGCGCTCACCGCGTCCTTCCTGCGCGGCTCCATCGCCGCATGCCTCGGCCTCGGCACGCTTGCCGTGCTGGTCATGGCGTTGTGGATCAGCTCGCCTTACCCGGACAGCGGAGCGGGCGGTGCCCTTCACGTGGCCGTCGCACTCTGGCTGCTCGCACACGGCATCGACCTCGTACGACCAGGAACGCTGTCCGGCGCGCCCGCGCCCGTCGGGATCGTGCCGCTGCTGCTCGTCGCGTTGCCCGGCTATCTGGCGTACCGGGCGGCCCGTGACGCGCTCGAACCGCAGGAGGGACGGCCGCAGCTCACCGCGCTCGGCGCCGTGGCCACCGTCAGCGGGGGCTACCTGCTGGTCGGCGCGGGAGCCGTCGCGTACGCGCACACCGGTGCGTTCACCGCGGCGCCCCTGCGGGCGGCGGCCGTGCTGCCCGCCTTCGTGATCGCCGTGACCGGCGCGGGCGCCTGGAGCGCCGTGGGCCGGCCCGCCGTCCCCCTGCCGAGGTGGCTGCCCCACGGGGCGCGCGCGTGGTGCGCCCGAACGCTCTGGTCGGTCTCGGCGCGCCGCCTCACCGGCCTCGCGGTGCGCGCGGGCGCCGCCTCGGCCGCGGTCCTGCTCGGCTGCGGCGCGGTGCTCGTGGCCTTGTCGCTCGTACGTCACGGACATACGGCCCAGGAGTCGTTCCTGCGGCTCTCGATGGTGTGGTCGGGCCGGTTCGCCGTACTGCTGCTCGGCCTCGTGCTCGTCCCGAACGCGGCCGTATGGGCTGCCGCATACGGCCTCGGGCCCGGATTCGCGCTCAACACGGCCACGACGGTGACGCCGTTCGCCGCCCTGGGCGACCCGGGGCTGCCGTCCTTCCCGCTGCTGGCCGCCGTACCGCAGGGCGTGGGCGGCTGGCAGCACTGGTCGGCGGCATTCGTGCCGGTCGCGGCGGGCCTGACCGTCGGCGCGTTCACCCTGCACAAGGCGGCACCGGCGTTCGTGGACCGCGAGGAGGCCTGGAGCGCGGGCGACACCGTGCTGGCAGCCGGTCTGGGCGGGGTGGTGGCGGGGGCGCTGACGGCGTTGCTCGCGGCGCTCGCCGGCGGACCGCTGGGCACCGCGAGCCTGGCCCGGTTCGGGCCCCTGTGGTGGACGACCGGCGTGGCGGCGCTGCTGTGGACGGTGGCGGTCGCTGTTCCGTACGTCCTCGTCGTGCGTGCCTGGCGGGTGCGCAGGAGGGCCGTCCATCACGCGGTCGAGGTGACGCAGGAGCCGGCCCTCGCCCCACCGGGCGGCACGGCGACGGCGGAGGACGCCACGGCCCCGGGCCGCTGGTCCGGGCTGCTGCTGCGCGTCACGCGCCGCACGAGGGCGGCGGATCCGGCCGTGGGCGGCAGCGAGAAGGTGAACGCGGCGCCGATGTCCGCTCCTGCGGAGACCGGCGCGACGGGTACGGACGACGGTACGGCGCACGCGGCGGAGGCGGCCGGCTCCGCCGGAGGCGCCCCGGTCGCGGCCGACGGCACCCGCGCGCAACCCGGCGGCCTCGGACACGCCGTGGCGCCGGCCCGCCGCTGGACGCGTCCCTGGACCTGGCTGCGTCGGCGTACCCCGGCGGACGCGGCGACGCCGGGCGCCGGGACGGCCGAGGGATACGACTTCCTGTCGGCGGAGTCCTGGCACGAGCGCGGCGCGCGTGAAGCCCGCTGGGCCGGGCTGAAGCAGGTCTCCGGCGGGCTGATGGCGGACTTCTCGTCCGAGGGACGCCCCTGGTCGCGACCGGAACCGTCGGCCGCGCCGGAGCCCGCGGCTGAGACCCCGCAAGGGACCCCGCCGGGGACCCCGCCCGAGCCCGCGGCGTCCACCTCGGCCGAGCCCGCGTCCGCGCCCCGGCGTCAGGAGGCGCCCCCACCCCCGCCGATGCCTCAGCCCCCGTCGGCCCCCGTGCCCCCGGCTCCGTCTCCATATCCCGCTCCGTATCTGTCCACGCATCAGGGGGAGACCGAGCGGATGCCGTCAGAGGCCACGCCGGTGGAGGACACGGTTTCCAGGGAGGCGCCCTTGAAGGTCACGCCTGTTGCGGACGCACCCGCGAGGGTCGAACCTCCTGCGGGCGCACCTTCGAGGGCAGAACGTCCTGCGGACGGACCCTCGACGGAGGCGCGTCCCGGGGACGGCCCCGCGAAGGCCGCGCCTCATGGGGACAGGCCTTCGGAGGAGGCGGCTCCTGCGGGGCGGACGGCGGAGGACGGGCCGCCCGCGCCGGAGCGGGCACCCGACGCGCCTGCCGTCGGCCCGAGCGAGGAGGACGACGCCCCGGTGGATGCTCCCGTACGGTCCGGGGACGGCCCGGGTCCTTCGGCCTGCGAGGACGACTAG
- a CDS encoding helix-turn-helix domain-containing protein, translating into MTQSTTRSTPTPLAPTPPAPPPKERRRLREGKAMTVKQLAATVGVAQSTVKSWETGRSQPSGRKGEQYVRLLAVFALEVAAAEEAEDAAAAARAAAERAETERQAVARQIAQLESVRLAVSAAASASDGGTVTAPAARPDAAGTQAPVEEPDEPRTTTDAGTGAGAGAGADTADTADTAIGADTGPGTGTDVASDDGGAAPADAEAAHPDAGARDADTVADAGGADTGAASGAGDADTGAADADADAAPRRVVNLDKASDGFGAGPVTVTPEQAFDALYAYASPALVRQAYLLTGHRGLARESVERAFQLAWQRWPEVAVDRDPASWVRAAVHEYALSPWHRFRTVRGVRVARPGPDAEPVPVPNGRALREALLALPPSYRRAMLLYDGLGLDLPDAAAEAQSSTPATASRVLHAREAVAARAPELSDAGLLHDRLDGLARWVAVPSTAPARSVRRGSERRVRMWTRAAIVLTVLIVSATIFTLLTAPRQYNAPEAPPERVTGVPLPGGPQPLTPQDLKLRDKLDAVPLNGPERLLPRPG; encoded by the coding sequence ATGACGCAGAGCACCACCCGAAGCACCCCGACACCCCTCGCGCCCACGCCCCCGGCTCCCCCGCCGAAGGAGCGCCGAAGGCTGCGCGAGGGCAAGGCCATGACCGTGAAGCAGCTGGCCGCCACGGTGGGCGTGGCCCAGTCGACGGTGAAGAGCTGGGAGACGGGGCGTTCGCAGCCGAGCGGGCGCAAGGGCGAGCAGTACGTGCGACTGCTCGCGGTCTTCGCCCTGGAGGTGGCCGCCGCCGAGGAGGCCGAGGACGCGGCGGCGGCCGCGCGCGCGGCGGCGGAACGCGCCGAGACCGAACGGCAGGCGGTCGCGCGCCAGATCGCGCAGCTGGAATCCGTCCGATTGGCGGTGTCCGCCGCCGCCTCGGCGTCGGACGGAGGGACCGTCACCGCTCCGGCGGCCCGCCCGGACGCCGCCGGCACTCAGGCCCCCGTGGAGGAGCCCGACGAGCCCCGCACGACCACCGACGCCGGCACCGGTGCTGGTGCTGGTGCTGGTGCCGATACCGCTGATACCGCTGATACCGCTATCGGTGCTGATACCGGTCCCGGTACCGGAACTGACGTGGCGTCCGATGACGGCGGGGCCGCCCCCGCCGACGCGGAAGCGGCCCACCCCGACGCCGGTGCCCGAGACGCCGACACCGTTGCCGATGCCGGAGGCGCCGACACAGGTGCCGCTTCCGGTGCCGGAGACGCCGACACAGGTGCCGCTGATGCCGACGCCGACGCAGCCCCCCGACGGGTCGTCAACCTGGACAAAGCGTCGGACGGCTTCGGTGCGGGACCGGTCACCGTCACGCCCGAGCAGGCCTTCGACGCCCTGTACGCGTACGCCTCACCCGCCCTCGTACGCCAGGCGTACCTGCTGACCGGACATCGCGGGCTCGCCCGGGAATCCGTCGAGCGGGCGTTCCAACTGGCCTGGCAGCGCTGGCCCGAGGTCGCGGTGGACCGCGATCCGGCGAGCTGGGTGCGGGCCGCCGTGCACGAGTACGCGCTCTCGCCGTGGCACCGCTTCCGCACCGTGCGGGGCGTGCGCGTCGCGCGTCCGGGGCCGGACGCCGAGCCCGTCCCCGTGCCGAACGGGCGCGCGCTGCGTGAGGCCCTGCTGGCGCTGCCGCCCTCGTACCGGCGGGCGATGCTGCTCTACGACGGTCTCGGCCTCGACCTGCCCGACGCGGCGGCGGAGGCGCAGTCCAGCACGCCCGCCACCGCCAGCCGGGTGCTGCACGCACGTGAGGCCGTCGCCGCGCGGGCGCCTGAACTGTCGGACGCGGGCCTGCTGCACGACCGGCTCGACGGGCTGGCCCGCTGGGTCGCCGTGCCCTCGACGGCCCCCGCCAGGTCGGTGCGGCGCGGCAGTGAGCGGCGGGTGCGGATGTGGACGCGCGCGGCGATCGTCCTGACCGTGCTGATCGTGAGTGCGACGATCTTCACCCTGCTGACGGCGCCCCGCCAGTACAACGCTCCGGAGGCGCCGCCGGAGCGGGTGACGGGCGTGCCGCTACCGGGTGGTCCTCAGCCGCTGACACCCCAGGACCTGAAGCTGCGCGACAAGCTCGACGCCGTACCGCTGAACGGTCCTGAGCGGTTGCTCCCCCGCCCTGGCTGA
- a CDS encoding bifunctional methylenetetrahydrofolate dehydrogenase/methenyltetrahydrofolate cyclohydrolase gives MSAQILDGKATAAAIKSDLTVRVAALRERGVAPGLGTLLVGDDPGSRWYVNGKHRDCAEVGMASIQRELPDTATQEEIEAVVRELNEDPGCTGYIVQLPLPKGIDTNRVLELIDPAKDADGLHPTNLGRLVLNETGPLPCTPNGILHLLRHHGVEINGAHVVIVGRGITVGRSIPLLLTRKSENATVTQCHTGTRDLAAQLRQADIIVAAAGVPHIIKPEDVKPGAAVLDVGVSRDENGKIVGDVHPGVAEVAGWLSPNPGGVGPMTRAELLVNVVEAAERAVGTE, from the coding sequence ATGAGCGCCCAGATTCTCGATGGCAAGGCCACCGCCGCCGCGATCAAGTCCGATCTGACCGTCCGCGTGGCGGCCCTCAGGGAGCGGGGCGTGGCGCCCGGCCTCGGCACGCTCCTCGTCGGTGACGATCCCGGCAGCCGCTGGTACGTCAACGGCAAGCACCGCGACTGCGCCGAGGTCGGCATGGCCTCGATCCAGCGCGAACTGCCGGACACCGCCACGCAGGAGGAGATCGAGGCGGTGGTACGCGAGCTCAACGAGGACCCCGGTTGCACCGGCTACATCGTCCAGCTGCCGCTGCCCAAGGGCATCGACACCAACCGCGTGCTCGAACTCATCGACCCGGCGAAGGACGCCGACGGGCTGCACCCCACCAACCTCGGCCGCCTGGTGCTGAACGAGACGGGCCCGCTGCCCTGCACGCCCAACGGCATCCTGCACCTCCTGCGGCACCACGGCGTCGAGATCAACGGTGCGCACGTGGTGATCGTCGGGCGGGGCATCACCGTCGGCCGGTCGATCCCGCTGCTGCTGACCCGCAAGTCCGAGAACGCGACGGTCACGCAGTGCCACACCGGCACGCGCGACCTGGCCGCGCAGCTCCGTCAGGCCGACATCATCGTCGCCGCGGCGGGTGTGCCGCACATCATCAAGCCCGAGGACGTGAAGCCGGGCGCGGCCGTGCTCGACGTGGGGGTGAGCCGTGACGAGAACGGCAAGATCGTCGGCGATGTGCACCCCGGCGTGGCGGAAGTGGCCGGCTGGCTGTCCCCGAACCCGGGTGGCGTCGGTCCGATGACGCGCGCGGAACTGCTGGTCAACGTGGTCGAGGCAGCCGAGAGGGCGGTGGGCACGGAGTGA